A single genomic interval of Cucumis sativus cultivar 9930 chromosome 5, Cucumber_9930_V3, whole genome shotgun sequence harbors:
- the LOC101211862 gene encoding zinc finger protein ZAT1 isoform X1 produces MVSHKCKLCSRAFTNGRALGGHMKAHLTAPAAALPFPPPKPPPSPSSSSSSDHDESTLYELRGNSKGRNFRFSDPVFNIVLQDRESETESKNPTRKRSKRWRKPEVEPEPASSVSDASPEEDLAVCLMMLSRDRWIKNQNHNERRSSFEELGSKIRVKKGIRRKKKCEKCKEQFRSYRALFSHEKICQSEQEEEQEGSRRRIFKCPFCYKLFGSGQALGGHKRSHLLSSTNNSSVSFKLQISLIDLNLPAPLEEDDYISFLVKVKTKK; encoded by the exons ATGGTATCCCACAAATGCAAGCTCTGTTCTAGAGCTTTCACCAATGGCAGAGCCTTAGGAGGCCATATGAAGGCTCATCTCACTGCACCTGCTGCAGCGCTTCCCTTTCCACCGCCCAAGCCTCCTCCCTCCCcctcttcgtcttcttcttccgaCCACGATGAATCTACGCTTTACGAGCTTAGAGGAAACTCGAAGGGGAGGAATTTCAGATTCTCAGATCCTGTTTTCAACATTGTTCTTCAAGATAGAGAGAGCGAGACCGAATCCAAAAACCCAACTCGAAAACGATCCAAACGGTGGAGGAAACCGGAGGTGGAACCGGAACCCGCTAGCTCTGTTTCCGATGCTTCGCCGGAGGAAGACTTGGCTGTTTGCTTGATGATGCTGTCACGTGATCGATGGATCAAGAATCAAAATCATAATGAGAGGAGATCTTCGTTTGAGGAATTGGGGTCGAAGATTAGAGTGAAGAAAGGAAttagaaggaagaaaaagtgTGAGAAATGTAAGGAACAGTTCCGATCTTATAGAGCTCTGTTTAGCCATGAAAAAATCTGTCAAtcagaacaagaagaagaacaagagggaagcagaagaagaaTCTTCAAATGCCCGTTTTGTTATAAGCTTTTTGGATCAGGTCAAGCACTTGGTGGCCATAAGAGATCTCATCTTCTGAGCTCTACAAATAATTCCTCCGTTTCTTTCAAACTTCAGATTAGTCTCATAGATCTCAACTTACCAGCTCctcttgaagaagatgattacA tttcttttttggtaaaggtgaaaacaaaaaagtga
- the LOC101211862 gene encoding zinc finger protein ZAT9 isoform X2: MVSHKCKLCSRAFTNGRALGGHMKAHLTAPAAALPFPPPKPPPSPSSSSSSDHDESTLYELRGNSKGRNFRFSDPVFNIVLQDRESETESKNPTRKRSKRWRKPEVEPEPASSVSDASPEEDLAVCLMMLSRDRWIKNQNHNERRSSFEELGSKIRVKKGIRRKKKCEKCKEQFRSYRALFSHEKICQSEQEEEQEGSRRRIFKCPFCYKLFGSGQALGGHKRSHLLSSTNNSSVSFKLQISLIDLNLPAPLEEDDYSVVSDA; this comes from the coding sequence ATGGTATCCCACAAATGCAAGCTCTGTTCTAGAGCTTTCACCAATGGCAGAGCCTTAGGAGGCCATATGAAGGCTCATCTCACTGCACCTGCTGCAGCGCTTCCCTTTCCACCGCCCAAGCCTCCTCCCTCCCcctcttcgtcttcttcttccgaCCACGATGAATCTACGCTTTACGAGCTTAGAGGAAACTCGAAGGGGAGGAATTTCAGATTCTCAGATCCTGTTTTCAACATTGTTCTTCAAGATAGAGAGAGCGAGACCGAATCCAAAAACCCAACTCGAAAACGATCCAAACGGTGGAGGAAACCGGAGGTGGAACCGGAACCCGCTAGCTCTGTTTCCGATGCTTCGCCGGAGGAAGACTTGGCTGTTTGCTTGATGATGCTGTCACGTGATCGATGGATCAAGAATCAAAATCATAATGAGAGGAGATCTTCGTTTGAGGAATTGGGGTCGAAGATTAGAGTGAAGAAAGGAAttagaaggaagaaaaagtgTGAGAAATGTAAGGAACAGTTCCGATCTTATAGAGCTCTGTTTAGCCATGAAAAAATCTGTCAAtcagaacaagaagaagaacaagagggaagcagaagaagaaTCTTCAAATGCCCGTTTTGTTATAAGCTTTTTGGATCAGGTCAAGCACTTGGTGGCCATAAGAGATCTCATCTTCTGAGCTCTACAAATAATTCCTCCGTTTCTTTCAAACTTCAGATTAGTCTCATAGATCTCAACTTACCAGCTCctcttgaagaagatgattacAGTGTAGTTTCTGATGCTTAA
- the LOC101204100 gene encoding WAT1-related protein At5g47470, with translation MVMMMMMRGGIEDAAVIGGLMTVQLIYAGNSVLLSYLMSLGLNPLTVVVCFAAATSLFLSPLAFYFERRKWPKKLSFKLMLQLVLISFGGVTLFQSLLLEGIKLTSPAMATAMPNLAPGLIFIIAWCFRLEKVEFSCVYSKVKILGTILCVVGAITMSIIQSSIIIPSKHQQLMTTSPPPLTTIVLFNKEKIVGCFYLMLSVFILSSNVVLQATALGELPAPMSLSAITSFIGVFTTAAIMLLQNHNLLTDLSILNIKDLLSYSLLGGIVSGISLSFNGWAMKKRGPVLVSIFSPIGTVFSVLLSLFTLGDTISVGSVGGMLLMFSGLYFVLWAKRKEGYGDGSGYLTDDDFDLQKPLLS, from the exons atggtgatgatgatgatgatgagagGAGGAATAGAAGATGCGGCGGTGATCGGAGGATTAATGACGGTGCAGTTGATATACGCCGGAAATTCGGTGTTGTTGAGTTATTTGATGTCGTTAGGGCTAAATCCGCTCACCGTCGTTGTTTGTTTCGCCGCTGCtacttctctctttctctctcctctcgccttttattttgaaag GAGGAAGTGGCCAAAGAAATTGAGTTTTAAGTTGATGCTTCAACTTGTTCTCATCTCCTTTGGAGG AGTAACTTTGTTCCAAAGTTTGCTATTAGAAGGAATAAAGCTGACTTCTCCAGCAATGGCTACTGCCATGCCCAACCTTGCCCCTGGTCTCATCTTTATCATTGCCTGGTGTTTTAg ATTAGAGAAAGTGGAATTTAGTTGTGTATACAGCAAAGTAAAGATATTAGGGACAATACTATGTGTAGTAGGTGCAATCACAATGAGCATAATACAAAGCAGCATTATAATACCATCAAAACACCAACAACTAATGACAACTTCTCCACCACCACTTACCACCATTGTACTCTTCAATAAGGAAAAGATTGTTGGTTGTTTCTACTTAATGCTCTCTGTCTTCATACTATCAAGCAATGTTGTCTTGCag GCAACAGCACTAGGTGAATTACCAGCACCAATGTCATTGAGTGCAATAACATCCTTTATTGGAGTGTTCACCACAGCAGCTATAATGCTACTCCAAAATCACAACTTACTAACAGATTTGTCCATTCTCAACATCAAGGATTTACTCTCTTATTCTCTTttg gGAGGAATAGTGAGTGGGATAAGCTTGAGCTTCAATGGATGGGCAATGAAGAAGAGAGGGCCAGTTTTGGTATCAATTTTCAGTCCAATTGGAACTGTTTTCTCTgtccttctctctctcttcaccTTAGGAGACACTATTTCTGTTGGAAG TGTTGGTGGTATGTTGTTGATGTTCAGTGGACTCTACTTTGTGCTATgggcaaaaagaaaagaaggctATGGTGATGGAAGTGGCTATCTAACTGATGATGACTTTGATCTTCAAAAACCTTTACTCTCTTAG
- the LOC101211377 gene encoding metalloendoproteinase 1-MMP encodes MFPFFRYYPSFFFLFFFNLLSSVFLFSPVFPATTFPDFSTLTPDNNNNNHDYYAWRGFARFLDAGKGTEVNGISELKKYLNRFGYLPLPPQNNFSDIFDDQFVSALSLYQNRLGLSVTGKLDSETIATIMSPRCGISDLTKFNNNGSTIHSTRRYAFFNGQPRWIRASTLTYALSPDYTIDYLTPSEIRKVVRRSFSRWSAVIPLNFTESSDYDSSDIRIGFYRGDHGDGEAFDGVLGVLAHAFSPENGRLHLDAAERWAVDFEKEKSKVAVDLESVVTHEIGHVLGLAHSAVKESVMYPSLSPRGKKVDLRIDDVEGIQVLYGTNPNFKLESFLESEKSMNNNGSSSSSSNNNSKLLFLLFFYLLIMIW; translated from the coding sequence ATGTTTCCGTTTTTCCGTTATTAcccttccttcttcttcctcttcttcttcaaccttctctcctctgtttttctcttctccccTGTTTTTCCCGCCACAACTTTCCCGGATTTCTCCACTCTCACCCCcgataataacaataacaaccACGATTATTACGCATGGAGAGGCTTCGCTCGCTTCCTCGATGCTGGAAAAGGTACAGAAGTGAACGGCATCTCCGAATTGAAGAAGTATTTGAATCGATTCGGTTACCTTCCGCTTCCTCCTCAAAACAATTTCTCCGATATTTTCGATGATCAATTCGTATCGGCCTTGAGTTTGTATCAAAATCGCTTAGGTTTATCAGTTACTGGAAAGCTTGATTCCGAAACAATCGCTACCATCATGTCACCGAGATGCGGAATTAGTGACCTAACTAAATTCAACAACAACGGAAGTACAATTCATTCAACTCGTCGATACGCTTTCTTCAACGGCCAACCGAGATGGATTCGAGCCTCAACTTTAACTTACGCTCTTTCACCAGATTACACAATCGACTATCTAACTCCATCAGAAATCCGCAAAGTCGTTCGACGATCATTCTCGCGATGGTCCGCTGTGATTCCGTTGAACTTCACAGAGTCCTCCGATTACGATTCATCAGACATCCGAATCGGATTCTACCGCGGTGATCACGGAGACGGAGAGGCGTTCGACGGAGTATTAGGCGTTTTGGCGCACGCGTTTTCGCCGGAAAACGGAAGGCTGCACTTAGACGCTGCGGAGAGGTGGGCGGTGGATTTCGAGAAAGAGAAATCGAAAGTAGCTGTGGATTTGGAATCAGTTGTAACGCATGAGATTGGGCATGTTCTTGGATTAGCTCATTCAGCGGTGAAGGAATCGGTGATGTATCCGAGTTTGAGTCCGAGAGGGAAGAAGGTGGATCTTAGGATTGATGACGTCGAAGGAATTCAGGTTTTATATGGTACAAACCCTAATTTCAAACTGGAATCCTTCTTGGAATCCGAAAAATCTATGAACAATAATggatcatcatcatcttcttcaaacaacAATTCTAAACTCCTCTTCTTACTGTTCTTCTACTTGTTGATTATGATTTGGTGA
- the LOC101204173 gene encoding uncharacterized protein LOC101204173 isoform X1 has translation MSGLDMHMRGEESASGKRELRDYLASQRVHSRHRRSRSSSDKNSNGFRGASLHSNSKNDRSDAQASPLSTSGIRARSPLHEQSTDFNDNSSTKQRASLENDIELLQLRLQQERSMRSMLERAMGRASSTLSPGHRHFAQTKDLISEIELLEEEVANREQHVLSLYRSIFENCVSKPSSQQNSVTASPAHGKHESRKHPSIISSAFCSSRKFPLGPLQPFSVNDLGKRTSNAGPNSLFGSKSDISTGKTSGTAKVREAFSQMKRTSLRSLKDHLFECPSKLSEEMVRCMAFIYCSLHRVASNKAQKKAGSFPKVKQPQCGPVEEQFGGGKAMLEIHCISTNNSQFSRASYAINNYRVLVEQLEKVNVSKMGIDAQTAFWINVYNALLMHAYLAYGIPHGSLRRLALFHKAAYNIGGHIISANAIEQSIFFFKSPRIGWWLETIISTALRKKSGEERQLISSKLGLPSPQPLVCFGLCTGASSDPVLKVYTASNVKEELEVAKRDFLQANIVVKKSKKVFLPKVLERFAREASISSDELPKWVSENVDGKLQESIQKCMEHRTGKKTSQIIEWLPYSSRFRYVFSTNLTERPWWS, from the exons ATGAGTGGATTGGATATGCATATGCGTGGTGAAGAATCAGCTTCTGGGAAGAGAGAGCTTAGAGATTATTTAGCTTCCCAACGTGTTCATTCCCGCCACAGGCGATCTAGAAG CTCTTCAGACAAGAACTCCAATGGCTTTAGAGGTGCAAGTCTTCATTCTAATAGCAAGAATGACCGGAGTGACGCACAA GCATCTCCACTTTCTACgagtggtatcagagcacgAAGTCCTCTACATGAGCAGTCTACAGATTTTAATGATAATTCATCAACTAAACAGCGAGCATCTTTAGAAAATGAT ATCGAGTTGCTACAGCTGCGCTTGCAACAAGAGAGATCTATGCGAAGTATGCTTGAGAGAGCAATGGGTCGTGCATCTAGTACTTTATCTCCCGGCCATAGGCACTTCGCCCAG ACGAAGGATTTGATCTCAGAGATTGAATTGCTTGAAGAAGAGGTTGCAAACCGTGAACAGCatgttctctctctctacaggagtatttttgaaaattgtgttAGTAAGCCATCTTCTCAGCAAAATTCAGTTACAGCCTCTCCTGCTCATGGAAAGCACGAATCAAGAAAACACCCCAGTATCATTTCGAGCGCATTTTGTTCATCGAGGAAGTTTCCTTTGGGACCTTTGCAACCTTTCTCTGTAAATGACTTGGGTAAAAGAACCTCAAATGCTGGTCCTAATTCCTTGTTCGGAAGTAAAAGCGACATAAGTACTGGAAAAACTTCAGGCACTGCAAAG GTTCGTGAAGCTTTTTCCCAGATGAAGAGAACTTCTCTGCGATCTCTAAAAGATCATCTTTTTGAATGTCCAAGTAAATTATCAGAGGAGATGGTGAGATGCATGGCTTTCATATACTGCTCTCTTCATAGAGTGGCATCAAACAAGGCTCAAAAAAAGGCAGGTTCTTTCCCTAAAGTTAAACAGCCTCAATGTGGACCGGTGGAGGAACAATTTGGGGGTGGGAAAGCAATGCTGGAAATACATTGCATATCAACCAATAACAGCCAGTTCTCTCGTGCTTCGTACGCAATCAACAATTACAG AGTATTAGTTGAGCAGCTGGAAAAAGTGAATGTTAGTAAGATGGGGATTGATGCTCAAACTGCATTCTGGATTAATGTGTATAATGCTCTTCTAATGCAT GCCTACTTAGCATATGGAATTCCTCATGGTTCTCTAAGAAGGTTGGCTTTGTTCCACAAG GCTGCTTATAACATCGGTGGCCATATCATCAGTGCAAATGCGATAGagcaatcaatttttttcttcaaatctcCCCGAATAGGATGG TGGCTTGAAACTATCATTTCAACTGCGCTGAGGAAGAAGTCTGGGGAAGAAAGGCAACTTATCTCTTCAAAATTGGGCCTTCCCAGTCCTCAACCTCTTGTTTGCTTTGGCCTTTGCACTGGTGCCTCTTCAGATCCTGTG CTGAAAGTGTACACGGCATCAAATGTTAAAGAGGAACTCGAAGTGGCCAAAAGGGATTTTCTCCAAGCAAATATAGTTGTGAAGAAGTCAAAGAAAGTATTCCTACCAAAGGTGCTAGAAAGATTTGCACGCGAAGCATCCATCAGCTCAGACGAACTCCCAAAATGGGTTTCTGAAAATGTCGATGGGAAGCTCCAGGAGTCGATACAGAAATGTATGGAACACCGAACCGGCAAAAAGACATCTCAGATCATCGAATGGTTACCTTACAGCTCAAGGTTTCGGTATGTATTTTCTACCAATCTAACTGAAAGGCCATGGTGGTCGTAA
- the LOC101204173 gene encoding uncharacterized protein LOC101204173 isoform X2: MISSCYSCACNKRDLCEVCLREQWVVHLVLYLPAIGTSPSIFYQTKDLISEIELLEEEVANREQHVLSLYRSIFENCVSKPSSQQNSVTASPAHGKHESRKHPSIISSAFCSSRKFPLGPLQPFSVNDLGKRTSNAGPNSLFGSKSDISTGKTSGTAKVREAFSQMKRTSLRSLKDHLFECPSKLSEEMVRCMAFIYCSLHRVASNKAQKKAGSFPKVKQPQCGPVEEQFGGGKAMLEIHCISTNNSQFSRASYAINNYRVLVEQLEKVNVSKMGIDAQTAFWINVYNALLMHAYLAYGIPHGSLRRLALFHKAAYNIGGHIISANAIEQSIFFFKSPRIGWWLETIISTALRKKSGEERQLISSKLGLPSPQPLVCFGLCTGASSDPVLKVYTASNVKEELEVAKRDFLQANIVVKKSKKVFLPKVLERFAREASISSDELPKWVSENVDGKLQESIQKCMEHRTGKKTSQIIEWLPYSSRFRYVFSTNLTERPWWS, translated from the exons ATGAT ATCGAGTTGCTACAGCTGCGCTTGCAACAAGAGAGATCTATGCGAAGTATGCTTGAGAGAGCAATGGGTCGTGCATCTAGTACTTTATCTCCCGGCCATAGGCACTTCGCCCAG TATATTTTACCAGACGAAGGATTTGATCTCAGAGATTGAATTGCTTGAAGAAGAGGTTGCAAACCGTGAACAGCatgttctctctctctacaggagtatttttgaaaattgtgttAGTAAGCCATCTTCTCAGCAAAATTCAGTTACAGCCTCTCCTGCTCATGGAAAGCACGAATCAAGAAAACACCCCAGTATCATTTCGAGCGCATTTTGTTCATCGAGGAAGTTTCCTTTGGGACCTTTGCAACCTTTCTCTGTAAATGACTTGGGTAAAAGAACCTCAAATGCTGGTCCTAATTCCTTGTTCGGAAGTAAAAGCGACATAAGTACTGGAAAAACTTCAGGCACTGCAAAG GTTCGTGAAGCTTTTTCCCAGATGAAGAGAACTTCTCTGCGATCTCTAAAAGATCATCTTTTTGAATGTCCAAGTAAATTATCAGAGGAGATGGTGAGATGCATGGCTTTCATATACTGCTCTCTTCATAGAGTGGCATCAAACAAGGCTCAAAAAAAGGCAGGTTCTTTCCCTAAAGTTAAACAGCCTCAATGTGGACCGGTGGAGGAACAATTTGGGGGTGGGAAAGCAATGCTGGAAATACATTGCATATCAACCAATAACAGCCAGTTCTCTCGTGCTTCGTACGCAATCAACAATTACAG AGTATTAGTTGAGCAGCTGGAAAAAGTGAATGTTAGTAAGATGGGGATTGATGCTCAAACTGCATTCTGGATTAATGTGTATAATGCTCTTCTAATGCAT GCCTACTTAGCATATGGAATTCCTCATGGTTCTCTAAGAAGGTTGGCTTTGTTCCACAAG GCTGCTTATAACATCGGTGGCCATATCATCAGTGCAAATGCGATAGagcaatcaatttttttcttcaaatctcCCCGAATAGGATGG TGGCTTGAAACTATCATTTCAACTGCGCTGAGGAAGAAGTCTGGGGAAGAAAGGCAACTTATCTCTTCAAAATTGGGCCTTCCCAGTCCTCAACCTCTTGTTTGCTTTGGCCTTTGCACTGGTGCCTCTTCAGATCCTGTG CTGAAAGTGTACACGGCATCAAATGTTAAAGAGGAACTCGAAGTGGCCAAAAGGGATTTTCTCCAAGCAAATATAGTTGTGAAGAAGTCAAAGAAAGTATTCCTACCAAAGGTGCTAGAAAGATTTGCACGCGAAGCATCCATCAGCTCAGACGAACTCCCAAAATGGGTTTCTGAAAATGTCGATGGGAAGCTCCAGGAGTCGATACAGAAATGTATGGAACACCGAACCGGCAAAAAGACATCTCAGATCATCGAATGGTTACCTTACAGCTCAAGGTTTCGGTATGTATTTTCTACCAATCTAACTGAAAGGCCATGGTGGTCGTAA
- the LOC101211127 gene encoding pentatricopeptide repeat-containing protein At5g66520 isoform X2 — MIHQTFNNAISPLLRKCKSVQHLKQIHAHLLKTYLSQSPYAIAPLLEVAATSGCDRDSFFSYACGIFKNLQQRNIFMYNSMIRGYFLSRFPKQAILCYLDLMDRGFLANKYTFPPLIKACALVYRELKRIGYLVHAHVIVLGYENDAFVVSALVEFYSLFDLKVARVLFDKSSGKDVVVWTVMVDGYGKVGDIESARVLFDEMPERNVISWSAMMAAYSRVSDFREVLCLFRQMQKKNIVPNDSVIASVLTACAHLGAITQGLWMHSYAKRYGLDSNPILATALVDMYSKCGYIESALEVFEGISNKDAGAWNAMISGFAMTGNVVKSLELFDKMIASGTQATEATFVSILAACTHAKMVERGLEFFDQMYPVYRVQPQFEHYACVVDLMARAGMVEDAEKFVEEKMGGFSNVDANVWGAILSACRQYRNIEIGDRIWTKLSALGLLDGGTQVLSYNIFSEAGREMAAKE; from the exons ATGATTCACCAAACGTTTAACAACGCAATTTCTCCCCTTCTACGCAAATGCAAGTCCGTCCAGCATCTCAAACAAATTCATGCTCACCTCCTCAAGACCTACCTTTCACAAAGTCCATACGCCATTGCACCTTTACTCGAAGTCGCTGCAACTTCCGGCTGTGATCGCgattctttcttctcttacGCTTGTGGAATTTTCAAGAACCTGCAGCAGAGGAACATTTTCATGTATAATTCAATGATCAGAGGGTATTTTCTATCGCGTTTTCCGAAACAAGCGATTTTGTGTTACTTAGATTTGATGGATCGTGGATTTCTTGCCAATAAATATACTTTCCCGCCATTGATAAAGGCTTGCGCGTTAGTTTATCGTGAGCTGAAGCGAATAGGTTATTTGGTTCATGCCCATGTTATTGTACTTGGATATGAGAATGATGCTTTTGTCGTTAGTGCTCTTGTTGAATTTTATTccttgtttgatttgaaagtTGCACGCGTATTGTTTGACAAAAGTTCTGGGAAGGATGTAGTTGTGTGGACGGTGATGGTTGATGGGTATGGAAAGGTTGGGGATATTGAGAGTGCTAGAGtgttgtttgatgaaatgcccgAGAGGAATGTAATTTCTTGGAGTGCTATGATGGCTGCTTATTCTCGGGTTAGTGACTTCAGAGAGGTGCTTTGTTTGTTTAGACAAAtgcaaaaaaagaatattgtgcCTAATGATTCAGTTATTGCTAGTGTTCTTACTGCTTGTGCACATCTTGGTGCTATAACACAAGGACTTTGGATGCACTCTTATGCCAAGCGCTACGGTTTGGACTCAAACCCAATATTGGCTACTGCATTGGTTGACATGTATTCAAAATGTGGTTACATCGAATCAGCTTTAGAAGTTTTTGAGGGCATTTCAAACAAAGATGCTGGGGCTTGGAATGCAATGATTTCTGGTTTTGCAATGACTGGGAATGTGGTGAAATCACTTgagttatttgataaaatgattgcCAGTGGAACTCAGGCTACAGAAGCTACATTTGTCTCTATCCTTGCTGCTTGTACACACGCCAAGATGGTTGAGAGAGGCCTTGAATTCTTTGACCAAATGTATCCTGTTTACAGGGTTCAACCTCAATTCGAGCATTATGCTTGTGTGGTTGATCTTATGGCTAGAGCAGGTATGGTAGAGGATGCTGAGAAATTCGTGGAGGAAAAAATGGGAGGCTTTAGTAATGTGGATGCCAATGTGTGGGGAGCAATACTGAGTGCTTGTAGACAATATAGGAATATTGAAATTGGGGACAGAATTTGGACAAAACTTTCAGCCTTGGGTTTATTAGACGGTGGTACCCAAGTTCTTTCATACAACATCTTTTCTGAAGCTGGAAGGGAAATGGCGGCAAAGGag TGA
- the LOC101211127 gene encoding pentatricopeptide repeat-containing protein At5g66520 isoform X1, which yields MIHQTFNNAISPLLRKCKSVQHLKQIHAHLLKTYLSQSPYAIAPLLEVAATSGCDRDSFFSYACGIFKNLQQRNIFMYNSMIRGYFLSRFPKQAILCYLDLMDRGFLANKYTFPPLIKACALVYRELKRIGYLVHAHVIVLGYENDAFVVSALVEFYSLFDLKVARVLFDKSSGKDVVVWTVMVDGYGKVGDIESARVLFDEMPERNVISWSAMMAAYSRVSDFREVLCLFRQMQKKNIVPNDSVIASVLTACAHLGAITQGLWMHSYAKRYGLDSNPILATALVDMYSKCGYIESALEVFEGISNKDAGAWNAMISGFAMTGNVVKSLELFDKMIASGTQATEATFVSILAACTHAKMVERGLEFFDQMYPVYRVQPQFEHYACVVDLMARAGMVEDAEKFVEEKMGGFSNVDANVWGAILSACRQYRNIEIGDRIWTKLSALGLLDGGTQVLSYNIFSEAGREMAAKEVRKKFSEARSKKIPGCSVIVVDGAVQEFLAGDLSHPQVQHICEMLGFLSKMVKWETVK from the coding sequence ATGATTCACCAAACGTTTAACAACGCAATTTCTCCCCTTCTACGCAAATGCAAGTCCGTCCAGCATCTCAAACAAATTCATGCTCACCTCCTCAAGACCTACCTTTCACAAAGTCCATACGCCATTGCACCTTTACTCGAAGTCGCTGCAACTTCCGGCTGTGATCGCgattctttcttctcttacGCTTGTGGAATTTTCAAGAACCTGCAGCAGAGGAACATTTTCATGTATAATTCAATGATCAGAGGGTATTTTCTATCGCGTTTTCCGAAACAAGCGATTTTGTGTTACTTAGATTTGATGGATCGTGGATTTCTTGCCAATAAATATACTTTCCCGCCATTGATAAAGGCTTGCGCGTTAGTTTATCGTGAGCTGAAGCGAATAGGTTATTTGGTTCATGCCCATGTTATTGTACTTGGATATGAGAATGATGCTTTTGTCGTTAGTGCTCTTGTTGAATTTTATTccttgtttgatttgaaagtTGCACGCGTATTGTTTGACAAAAGTTCTGGGAAGGATGTAGTTGTGTGGACGGTGATGGTTGATGGGTATGGAAAGGTTGGGGATATTGAGAGTGCTAGAGtgttgtttgatgaaatgcccgAGAGGAATGTAATTTCTTGGAGTGCTATGATGGCTGCTTATTCTCGGGTTAGTGACTTCAGAGAGGTGCTTTGTTTGTTTAGACAAAtgcaaaaaaagaatattgtgcCTAATGATTCAGTTATTGCTAGTGTTCTTACTGCTTGTGCACATCTTGGTGCTATAACACAAGGACTTTGGATGCACTCTTATGCCAAGCGCTACGGTTTGGACTCAAACCCAATATTGGCTACTGCATTGGTTGACATGTATTCAAAATGTGGTTACATCGAATCAGCTTTAGAAGTTTTTGAGGGCATTTCAAACAAAGATGCTGGGGCTTGGAATGCAATGATTTCTGGTTTTGCAATGACTGGGAATGTGGTGAAATCACTTgagttatttgataaaatgattgcCAGTGGAACTCAGGCTACAGAAGCTACATTTGTCTCTATCCTTGCTGCTTGTACACACGCCAAGATGGTTGAGAGAGGCCTTGAATTCTTTGACCAAATGTATCCTGTTTACAGGGTTCAACCTCAATTCGAGCATTATGCTTGTGTGGTTGATCTTATGGCTAGAGCAGGTATGGTAGAGGATGCTGAGAAATTCGTGGAGGAAAAAATGGGAGGCTTTAGTAATGTGGATGCCAATGTGTGGGGAGCAATACTGAGTGCTTGTAGACAATATAGGAATATTGAAATTGGGGACAGAATTTGGACAAAACTTTCAGCCTTGGGTTTATTAGACGGTGGTACCCAAGTTCTTTCATACAACATCTTTTCTGAAGCTGGAAGGGAAATGGCGGCAAAGGaggtaagaaaaaaattctcaGAAGCTAGATCGAAAAAAATACCAGGTTGCAGCGTGATAGTGGTTGATGGCGCAGTTCAAGAGTTTCTTGCGGGCGATCTCTCTCATCCACAAGTGCAACATATATGTGAAATGCTtggttttctttctaaaatggTGAAGTGGGAGACGGTCAAGTAA